GCTTGGTCAGCTCTGCGATCTGCTCGACCACCAACGCCCAGCGCGCGTACTCCCGCTCCAGGCGAGAGCGCAACTGCCGCGGCAGCGGCGAACCATCGGACAAGCGCATCTCGGTGAGAAGGTGCAAGAACTTCCGGCCCACCGAGCACCGGATTCCGTGAAGTACCAACAGAGACTGGATGCGATTGCTGTGACGCGTCTTCTCGCCCTTGAGCGTCACCAGCTCGCGATGCAGATGCCGCTGATCTTCCTCCTCCACACTCGGCACCCGGACCACGCTCCACTCTTTCGGATCGTCCTGCGACCGGATCAGGTGCTTGAACAGCTTCCGCACGTCCAAAGCGTCCGTCTTCGCCCGTCGGGCGCGCCGATTCACCGACACGCTCGCGGGATCGATCACCACGTTGGCGATCCGCAGCTCACCTTCCAGATGCCGGTGCAGCCAGAAACCATCCCGGCCCGCTTCGTAGCAGCTCAGGACCGGAGCTTCCGCCGCCAGGCCGAAGCGCCTCTTCGCCGCCGCCAGCTCGCGCTCCAGGCGACTCAGATCGCCCGCCGGAACGTTCACCTCGCGGGGCTTTTGCCCCAGACTCAGACCCGAACCCAACTTCCAATTCGAGTTGCTCAGCTCGAGAGACACAAACAGCGGGCGGTTGGTAGACTCTGCGTTCTGGGTCACGGTCGTACTCATGAGTTTCCTCCTAAGGTTGTTAGCTGTAGGAAGCTCAACAACCGTGGCCCGTTTCGCATTCCCACTGACCTTGGGAGCGCCTCCCGCGACCCGCTGGCGGCCCCGGTACCACGGCGGCTGGCCAGCATAGGATCTACGGGGTGAAGAAGCAGAGCCTGCCCCGTCCTCCGGCTCCGGGCTCGCCAGCCTGCGGTCGAGGACGCAGGTGGCCGTGCAGTTGCCCATCACGTTGACCATGGTGAACAGCGGATCGATGATCGGGGCGACCGCCAGCAGCGCGATGATCCCGACCTCCGGCGGCACGCCGATCGGCTCGAGGATGATGCCCAGCATCCAGACCGCGCTGGGGCCGGGCAGACCCATCGCCGCCAGCCCCGCCAGCACCGAGCCGACGACGATCATCGCCAGGGTGTCGAGCTGTAGGAGGCCCGGCGCCTGGGCGTGGAGCTGGACCGCGAAGATCGCCGACAGGCTGAAGAAGAGCGCGCTGCCGATCGGGTTCATCATCACGCCCAGGGGCAGCAGCAGCTTGACGTTCTCCTCCGCCAGACCGAAGTGCCGCTTGAGCGCGATCATCGCCGCCGGGATCGA
The sequence above is a segment of the bacterium genome. Coding sequences within it:
- a CDS encoding IS110 family transposase; amino-acid sequence: FFAYLSQLIPRNLASAVIEDNYLAVLFFSVLMGVAIGYAPAEGRGPALGVIETFFDALLRIINWIIFLLPLGLACIVAGEVARGGLEFVPVLGKLIVVSAVTTVVAMVLFGVTIWLAVGGRLADVFRGVRAPLVVAFATSSSMASIPAAMIALKRHFGLAEENVKLLLPLGVMMNPIGSALFFSLSAIFAVQLHAQAPGLLQLDTLAMIVVGSVLAGLAAMGLPGPSAVWMLGIILEPIGVPPEVGIIALLAVAPIIDPLFTMVNVMGNCTATCVLDRRLASPEPEDGAGSASSPRRSYAGQPPWYRGRQRVAGGAPKVSGNAKRATVVELPTANNLRRKLMSTTVTQNAESTNRPLFVSLELSNSNWKLGSGLSLGQKPREVNVPAGDLSRLERELAAAKRRFGLAAEAPVLSCYEAGRDGFWLHRHLEGELRIANVVIDPASVSVNRRARRAKTDALDVRKLFKHLIRSQDDPKEWSVVRVPSVEEEDQRHLHRELVTLKGEKTRHSNRIQSLLVLHGIRCSVGRKFLHLLTEMRLSDGSPLPRQLRSRLEREYARWALVVEQIAELTKQRREALREGQGPVAEKARRLKRLRGIGENGSWQLSSELFSWRHFANRRQLGSYGGLTPTPHQSGGPAREQGIDKAGNAWIRPTLIQLAWGWLRFQPNSQLSRWFEERYGQGTRRSRRVGIVALARKLLIALWRFVEHGVVPEGAILKS